A window of the Lolium perenne isolate Kyuss_39 chromosome 7, Kyuss_2.0, whole genome shotgun sequence genome harbors these coding sequences:
- the LOC127317624 gene encoding uncharacterized protein, with the protein MVGANLHGSCLPNPNTRLVLEESTGYGGSVAGVMNNDRFPTEGCNQAPGKRSSNSDYLISYSSMGPFTHQDCFMTQRHHQNNRCPVDDGGSRHQALGDAGVNKSLQVWINLASKDKSEPMYKEL; encoded by the exons ATGGTTGGAGCCAATCTTCATGGCAGTTGTTTGCCGAATCCGAATACACGTTTAGTTCTGGAGGAGAGCACAG GATATGGGGGCAGCGTAGCAGGGGTCATGAACAATGACAG ATTTCCAACAGAAGGCTGTAATCAAGCACCAGGAAAAAGATCCTCAAATTCTGATTATTTGATTTCCTATTCAAG CATGGGGCCTTTCACTCACCAGGATTGCTTCATGACACAAAGGCACCATCAGAACAATAGATGTCCAG TGGATGACGGCGGATCGAGGCATCAGGCACTTGGAGATGCCGGTGTGAATAAGAGCCTACAGGTCTGGATCAATCTCGCCTCCAAGGACAAG AGCGAGCCAATGTATAAGGAACTGTAG